Proteins from a genomic interval of Capsicum annuum cultivar UCD-10X-F1 chromosome 4, UCD10Xv1.1, whole genome shotgun sequence:
- the LOC107868912 gene encoding uncharacterized protein LOC107868912, with protein sequence MVPLKRLTPRRGPAKIVAPPNLNEGKSTSTIFQKEFRRNDGFLRKEDISNCLNGNNYCYKCRKPGHFIKDCLLHKLKYKDYIKNNPRKAMKKDLVPNEFKKTNGEVAETSMIMIEVIDSLFSLMAKSNDKDEDDEEKSLFDIQTNL encoded by the coding sequence atgGTTCCTCTtaaaaggttaacacctaggAGAGGTCCTGCTAAAATAGTGGCTCCACCAAATCTCAATGAAGGCAAGTCAACTAGTACAATATTTCAAAAGGAGTTTAGAAGAAATGATGGTTTTCTAAGAAAAGAGGACATAAGCAATTGCCTGAATGgaaataactattgttataagtgTAGGAAGCCTGGTCATTTCATCAAAGATTGCCTACTCCATAAGCTTAAATATAAGGACTATATCAAGAACAATCCGCGGAAAGCAATGAAGAAGGACCTGGTCCCTAATGAATTCAAAAAAACTAATGGAGAAGTAGCAGAGACTTCCATGATTATGATAGAAGTCATTGACTCTTTATTTTCTCTCATGGCCAAGTCAAACGACAAagacgaagatgatgaagagAAAAGTCTTTTTGATATCCAAACAAATctttaa